From one Acidimicrobiales bacterium genomic stretch:
- a CDS encoding PhoH family protein — MTEPTAHAEQRRTYVLDTSVLLADAMALERFDGHDVVLPLVVLSELEDKRHHGELGYMARAALRYLEGLRTRYGSLTEPMPLDHGGTLRIELNHVDGAALPGPMRDSSNDARILAVADSLAREGLDVVVVTKDLPLRLKASILGLGAEEYRNELAPRDEWTGMVDLDVSPSVIDELYAEGVVDLDQAGELPVHAGLVLRCGGSSALARLHPDKRARLLHSGHGLFGVMGRSAEQRVALDLLDDPEVGIVSLGGPAGTGKSVLALAAGLDAVMNRRTHKRIVVFRPLFAVGGQDLGYLPGSESEKMAPWGAAVMDALESITSPAMMDRVVSNDLIEVLPLTHIRGRTLVDTWVILDEAQQYERPVLVTALSRLGQGSRVVLTHDIAQRDNLRVGRYDGVMSVISALTGDPLFAHVTLSRSERSPIAALAASILELPTGGA, encoded by the coding sequence ATGACCGAGCCCACGGCCCACGCGGAGCAACGCCGGACGTACGTGCTGGACACGTCGGTGCTCCTCGCCGATGCCATGGCGCTCGAGCGCTTCGACGGCCATGACGTGGTGCTCCCGCTGGTCGTGCTCTCCGAGCTGGAGGACAAGCGCCACCACGGCGAGCTGGGCTACATGGCCAGGGCCGCCCTGCGCTACCTCGAAGGGCTCCGCACCCGGTACGGGTCGCTCACCGAGCCGATGCCCCTCGACCACGGGGGCACGCTGCGCATCGAGCTCAACCACGTCGACGGCGCCGCCCTGCCGGGACCGATGCGGGACAGCTCCAACGACGCCCGCATCCTGGCCGTGGCCGACAGCCTCGCCCGCGAAGGCCTCGACGTCGTGGTGGTCACCAAGGACCTGCCGCTGCGCCTCAAGGCCTCGATCCTGGGACTCGGCGCCGAGGAGTACCGCAACGAGCTCGCTCCCCGGGACGAATGGACCGGCATGGTCGACCTCGACGTGTCCCCGTCCGTCATCGACGAGCTCTACGCCGAGGGCGTGGTGGACCTCGACCAGGCCGGGGAGCTGCCCGTGCACGCCGGCCTGGTGCTTCGGTGCGGCGGCAGCTCGGCGCTGGCCCGGCTGCACCCCGACAAGCGGGCGCGCCTTTTGCACTCGGGTCACGGGCTCTTCGGGGTCATGGGTCGCTCGGCCGAGCAGCGGGTCGCCCTCGACCTGCTCGACGACCCCGAGGTCGGCATCGTGTCGCTGGGCGGCCCGGCCGGTACGGGCAAGTCCGTCCTGGCCCTGGCCGCCGGGCTCGACGCGGTGATGAACCGTCGCACCCACAAGCGCATCGTGGTCTTCCGGCCCCTGTTCGCGGTCGGCGGCCAGGACCTCGGCTACCTGCCCGGGAGCGAGAGCGAGAAGATGGCGCCCTGGGGGGCGGCGGTGATGGACGCGCTCGAGTCGATCACCTCACCGGCGATGATGGACCGGGTCGTCAGCAACGACCTGATCGAGGTCCTGCCCCTCACCCACATCCGGGGCCGCACCCTCGTCGACACGTGGGTGATCCTCGACGAGGCCCAGCAGTACGAGCGGCCGGTGCTCGTCACCGCGCTCAGCCGGCTCGGCCAGGGCAGCCGCGTGGTGCTCACCCACGACATCGCCCAGCGCGACAATCTGCGTGTCGGGCGCTACGACGGCGTGATGTCGGTCATCAGCGCCCTCACCGGCGACCCCCTCTTCGCCCACGTGACGCTGTCCCGGTCCGAGCGCAGCCCCATCGCCGCCCTCGCCGCCAGCATCCTCGAGCTCCCCACCGGCGGCGCCTGA
- a CDS encoding acetate/propionate family kinase, with protein sequence MDDQVLIVNPGSSSLKLRVVGTGDRILATTDGPAPGDDVDDVLSSFLEEAPPVRAVGVRVVHGGARFRSPVVVDEEVARALADLDELAPLHNPPARALISAVRRVLPDTPVVACFDTSFHHTLPEAAAVWAVPWEWTSGLGIRRYGFHGLSHQWATRRGAEMLDRPVEELRIVVCHLGAGASLAAVDGGRSVDTTMGFTPLDGLVMATRSGAVDPGALLWVQRHAGLSPDDMEHALDHESGLLALSGRSGDLREVLDGVEAGDERCSLALDVYLHRLRAAMAAMVASLGGVDAFVFTGGVGEHSPVVRARALEGLAFLGAGVDPQANAEAVGRDGIIGATGSSVDALVVVAREELSMAAGVRAAVDEGR encoded by the coding sequence GTGGATGACCAGGTGCTGATCGTCAATCCCGGATCCAGCAGCCTCAAGCTGCGGGTCGTGGGGACCGGTGACCGAATCCTGGCAACGACAGACGGCCCCGCGCCCGGCGACGACGTCGACGACGTGCTCTCCTCCTTCCTGGAAGAGGCGCCGCCGGTCCGCGCCGTCGGCGTGCGTGTGGTGCACGGTGGGGCACGCTTCCGCTCGCCGGTCGTGGTCGACGAGGAGGTCGCCCGCGCGCTGGCCGACCTCGACGAGCTGGCACCGCTGCACAACCCACCGGCGCGCGCCCTGATCTCGGCGGTACGGCGGGTCCTGCCCGACACCCCCGTGGTGGCGTGCTTCGACACGTCGTTCCACCACACCCTCCCCGAGGCGGCGGCGGTCTGGGCCGTGCCCTGGGAGTGGACCAGCGGGCTCGGCATCCGCCGCTACGGGTTCCACGGACTGAGCCACCAGTGGGCCACCCGGCGGGGGGCGGAGATGCTGGACCGGCCCGTCGAGGAGCTCCGGATCGTGGTGTGCCACCTCGGCGCGGGTGCCTCCCTCGCCGCCGTCGACGGTGGCCGCTCGGTCGACACCACGATGGGCTTCACGCCCCTCGACGGCCTCGTCATGGCCACCCGCTCGGGGGCGGTCGACCCGGGGGCGCTGCTCTGGGTGCAACGCCACGCCGGCCTCTCCCCCGACGACATGGAGCACGCCCTGGACCACGAAAGCGGCCTGCTCGCGCTCTCTGGTCGGTCCGGCGACCTGCGCGAGGTCCTGGACGGCGTCGAGGCCGGCGACGAGCGCTGCTCGCTCGCTCTCGACGTGTACCTGCACCGCCTCCGGGCCGCCATGGCCGCGATGGTGGCGTCGCTGGGCGGGGTCGACGCGTTCGTCTTCACCGGCGGGGTCGGGGAGCACTCCCCCGTCGTGCGCGCCCGCGCCCTGGAGGGCCTGGCCTTCCTCGGTGCCGGGGTCGATCCGCAGGCAAACGCCGAAGCGGTCGGCCGTGACGGCATCATCGGCGCGACCGGCTCGAGCGTGGACGCGCTCGTGGTCGTGGCCCGCGAGGAGCTGTCCATGGCGGCGGGGGTGCGGGCCGCGGTCGACGAGGGGCGCTGA